The DNA sequence GCACGGCGCGCCTGCTGACGGCGCTCGGTCTCGACGGCCTGACCGCGCACGTGGAGGACTTCCTCCCCTATTCGGCGGTGCTCGATGCCGACGCGGAGGGCCTGTCGACGTTCCTGCGCGACACCATCGGCGCCGTCCGCGACTACGACGCGGATCGCAACGCGGATCTACTCGGCACGCTCCGTGCCTTCGTGCGCCACAATGCGAGCCCGACCCGCACCGCCCGCGCGTTGAACTTCCACACCAACACGATCCTCCAGCGCCTCGACCGACTCGATCACGTGCTCGGGTCGGGATGGCGCGACGACGAGCGGATGTTCCGCATCGGGATCGCGGTGAGACTCGACGAGCTGCGCGAGCGACTGCGCGCTCCGAGTTCCTAGCGTTCCGCTTCCGCGTCGAAGATCTCCGTCCCGGTCTGCGGGAACGGATGCGGGCCGCGCGGGCCGAACACCAGCACCAGTTCGGCGACGGCATCCGACTCGTTCCGCACGCCGTGACGCATGCCCTCCGGTGCGTAGAACGCATCGCCCGGCGTTAACGTGCGCCGATCGTCGCCGGAGGTGACGACGACCTCGCCCCTGGTGACGACGTACAGCTCGTCCGAGCTGCCCGGCGAGCAGCTGTCCGGATCGCCGCCCAGGTGGTGGTGCTGTCCCTCCTCGGCTCCGGGTTCCAGCCGGTACATCATGACCGAGATGGGCAGCGATGTCGTCTGGCGGAAGAACCACTCGATGCCGATGCGACCGGCACCGTCGTAGAGTTCCCAGTCGTGGTGGTCGTCGCCGCGCTTCTGGACGCGCATGGCTGTCTCCTCTCGTGCGTCAGCTCCGGTACAGCACGGGCATCGATTCGAGCAGTGTCCGCGTGTAGGGGTGCCCGGGGGCGTTCATGACCTGCTCCCCCGTGCCCTCCTCGACGACGCGGCCTCGATGCATGACCGCGACGCGGTGTGCGATGTGGTGCACGACCGACAGGTTGTGGGTGATGAAGAGGTATGTGACCCCGGA is a window from the Microbacterium sp. LWO14-1.2 genome containing:
- a CDS encoding cupin domain-containing protein codes for the protein MRVQKRGDDHHDWELYDGAGRIGIEWFFRQTTSLPISVMMYRLEPGAEEGQHHHLGGDPDSCSPGSSDELYVVTRGEVVVTSGDDRRTLTPGDAFYAPEGMRHGVRNESDAVAELVLVFGPRGPHPFPQTGTEIFDAEAER